In Yarrowia lipolytica chromosome 1F, complete sequence, a genomic segment contains:
- a CDS encoding uncharacterized protein (Compare to YALI0F15389g, highly similar to uniprot|P32381 Saccharomyces cerevisiae YDL029w ARP2 actin-like protein), with protein MSEQPIVLDQGTGFVKIGYGGTNFPEHTFPSMVGRPILRAEERATDTYGDVAIKDIMCGDEAAAARNMLQISYPMENGVIRNWEDMGHLWNHSFYDKMKIDTRGRKVLLTEPPMNPLKNREKMCEIMFEHYGFNGVYVAIQAVLALYAQGLSSGVVVDSGDGVTHVVPVYESVVLNHLTRRLDVAGRDVTRQLIALLLRRGYAFNRTADFETVRQIKEKFCYVSYDLDLDTKLANETTALVDTYELPDGRTIKLGSERFEAPECLFQPHLVDSEQPGIAETLFNTIQAADIDVRSSLYKAIVLSGGSSMYPGLPSRMEKELKQLWLTRVLNGDPTRLNNFKVKIEDPPRRRHMVFLGGAVLANIMHDKEHMWISKQEWEEQGPACLAKLGPR; from the coding sequence ATGAGCGAACAACCAATTGTGCTAGATCAAGGAACCGGCTTTGTGAAAATCGGCTACGGAGGCACCAACTTCCCCGAACACACCTTCCCGTCGATGGTGGGTCGGCCCATTCTGCGGGCTGAAGAGCGGGCCACAGACACATACGGCGACgtggccatcaaggacattATGTGTGGAGACGAGGCTGCCGCGGCACGAAACATGCTGCAGATCTCGTACCCGATGGAGAACGGAGTGATTCGAAACTGGGAAGACATGGGTCACCTGTGGAACCACTCGTTTTAcgacaagatgaagatTGACACCCGGGGTCGAAAGGTGCTGCTCACAGAGCCTCCCATGAACCCCCTCAAGAACCGGGAAAAGATGTGCGAGATCATGTTTGAGCACTACGGCTTCAATGGCGTTTATGTAGCCATCCAGGCCGTCCTGGCTCTGTACGCACAGGGCCTGTCGTcaggagtggtggtggactcTGGAGACGGTGTTACCCACGTGGTGCCTGTCTACGAGTCTGTGGTGCTCAACCACCTGACCCGTCGTCTGGACGTCGCTGGTCGAGATGTCACCCGACAGCTGATTGCTCTGCTACTGCGACGAGGATACGCCTTCAACCGAACTGCCGACTTCGAGACCGTGCGacagatcaaggagaagttctGCTACGTCTCCTACGACCTGGACCTCGACACAAAGCTCGCCAACGAAACCACTGCTCTGGTCGACACCTACGAACTTCCTGACGGCCGAACCATCAAGCTGGGATCAGAGCGATTCGAGGCCCCCGAGTGTCTGTTCCAGCCCCATCTGGTCGACTCGGAACAGCCTGGAATCGCCGAGACGCTGTTCAACACTATCCAGGCCGCCGACATTGATGTGCGATCGTCGCTGTACAAAGCCATTGTGTTGTCTGGAGGTTCGTCCATGTATCCCGGTCTGCCATCCCgaatggagaaggagctcaagcagctgtGGCTCACCCGGGTGCTTAACGGCGACCCCACCCGACTCAACAACTTCAAGGTCAAAATTGAGGACCCCCCTCGACGACGACATATGGTCTTCCTGGGAGGTGCCGTGCTTGCTAACATTATGCATGACAAGGAGCACATGTGGATCTCCAAACAAGAGTGGGAGGAGCAGGGCCCCGCATGCCTGGCCAAGCTTGGTCCCAGATAA